The following proteins are encoded in a genomic region of Nicoliella spurrieriana:
- a CDS encoding LacI family DNA-binding transcriptional regulator, whose amino-acid sequence MKKAITIQDIANLTGFSKSTVSRALNNDSRISQATHTLIHTVARDNHYRPNLIARSIKTNHTQIIGVIIPTFENQFFAKILETIQTRAAKVNYQVIVATTGERSSNEINAVEAMRTQMVEGIIIASTGKINHYRHLIGETPVVFIDRPVNRTEAHFFDSVLVDNCTGSYNVVSQLIKNGVERIGIIGNQLFEHRSQRLSGYRKALLAHQITFDADIVKFCHGDYHDAKQLASQLIINQACDGIYATDNTILSAILNEVEVQKLTSIQIGTFDDNPYLSLLNLPVVANQQPASEMGAKSFLMLFDQINGKHKSTSHLKLKTTVKTYL is encoded by the coding sequence ATGAAAAAAGCAATTACCATCCAAGATATCGCTAATTTAACTGGCTTTTCTAAGTCCACAGTCTCTAGGGCATTGAATAACGATTCCAGAATTTCGCAAGCCACCCATACATTAATTCACACAGTGGCACGTGATAATCATTATCGGCCAAACTTAATCGCTAGAAGTATTAAAACCAACCATACCCAGATCATTGGCGTCATTATTCCCACTTTTGAAAATCAATTTTTTGCAAAAATATTAGAAACCATTCAAACCAGGGCTGCTAAGGTTAATTACCAAGTCATCGTTGCAACCACTGGCGAACGATCCAGTAATGAAATTAATGCAGTTGAGGCCATGCGTACCCAAATGGTGGAAGGAATTATTATTGCTAGCACCGGAAAAATCAATCATTACCGCCATTTAATTGGTGAAACACCAGTTGTTTTTATTGATCGACCGGTTAATCGAACGGAAGCACATTTTTTTGATAGCGTGCTAGTCGATAATTGTACTGGTAGTTATAACGTTGTCAGTCAGCTAATTAAAAACGGGGTCGAAAGAATCGGAATCATTGGTAATCAACTCTTTGAACACCGCTCCCAACGGCTAAGTGGCTACCGAAAAGCCCTCTTAGCACATCAAATTACCTTCGATGCTGACATTGTTAAATTTTGTCATGGAGACTATCATGATGCGAAACAACTAGCAAGTCAATTAATCATTAACCAGGCCTGCGATGGAATCTATGCAACTGATAACACCATTTTAAGTGCTATTTTAAACGAAGTTGAAGTTCAAAAACTTACATCCATTCAAATTGGGACCTTTGATGATAACCCCTACCTATCGCTATTGAATTTGCCGGTCGTAGCTAACCAACAGCCAGCATCAGAAATGGGTGCCAAATCATTTCTGATGTTATTTGATCAGATTAATGGCAAACACAAATCAACTAGCCACCTTAAGTTGAAGACCACCGTTAAAACATACCTATGA
- a CDS encoding HAD-IA family hydrolase, whose amino-acid sequence MRSLFWDFDGTLFNTYPMMVRAFDETLQLLGIDEIEMDDQAYYEEMRRHSAGSAISRFAAEFNLSESEIRPPFKKLQDRLVMDSQPFPGAIEVLKWNVANDGQNFLLTHRDSLSLSILDRFKIKGLFTDFITSEQSFPRKPNPGALNYLIDKYSINRDHAVMIGDRKLDIEAGHNANIDGYLFDPDGIIRTTGNPEARVPLLTELLPALKRL is encoded by the coding sequence TTGCGTAGTTTGTTTTGGGATTTCGATGGGACCCTTTTTAATACTTATCCCATGATGGTAAGGGCATTTGATGAGACCCTCCAGTTACTAGGGATTGATGAAATTGAAATGGATGATCAAGCTTACTATGAGGAAATGCGCCGTCATTCTGCTGGTAGTGCAATTAGTCGGTTTGCTGCCGAATTCAATCTTTCTGAATCTGAAATTAGACCACCGTTTAAAAAACTTCAAGACCGGTTGGTAATGGATAGTCAACCATTTCCTGGAGCAATTGAAGTCTTAAAATGGAACGTCGCAAATGATGGACAAAATTTTTTGCTTACCCATCGTGATAGTTTATCGCTTTCTATTTTGGACCGGTTTAAAATAAAAGGGCTGTTTACTGATTTTATCACCAGTGAACAGTCCTTTCCCAGAAAACCCAATCCGGGGGCTTTAAATTATTTAATTGATAAATATTCAATTAATCGTGACCATGCAGTAATGATTGGTGATCGAAAATTGGATATTGAGGCGGGACACAATGCCAATATTGATGGCTACTTATTTGATCCAGATGGCATTATCCGTACTACCGGGAATCCCGAGGCTCGGGTGCCGTTGCTTACGGAATTGCTACCAGCATTAAAACGGCTCTAA
- the dtd gene encoding D-aminoacyl-tRNA deacylase yields MRVVLQRVTNGQVSIDGQLRGKIGVGFVLLVGVADSDGEAEIEYLANKIAKIRLFTDDAGKMNLNLAAVNGAILSISQFTLYANTAKGNRPSFIGAGKPDHANQIYQQFNAKLASLGFDVQTGVFGADMQVELTNDGPVTIQFDTDNK; encoded by the coding sequence ATGAGAGTGGTATTACAACGAGTAACTAATGGACAAGTTTCAATTGATGGTCAGTTGCGCGGAAAAATTGGCGTTGGGTTCGTTTTACTAGTCGGGGTCGCTGATTCTGATGGAGAAGCAGAAATTGAATACTTAGCAAATAAAATTGCTAAAATTCGGTTGTTTACCGATGATGCTGGAAAGATGAACCTAAACTTAGCAGCTGTAAATGGTGCAATTCTTTCGATTTCGCAATTTACTCTATATGCTAATACTGCAAAGGGCAATCGGCCTTCATTTATTGGAGCCGGGAAACCTGACCATGCAAATCAAATTTATCAACAATTTAATGCCAAACTGGCTAGTTTAGGTTTTGATGTTCAAACCGGTGTGTTTGGTGCTGATATGCAAGTTGAATTGACAAACGATGGCCCAGTAACAATTCAATTTGATACTGATAATAAGTAG
- a CDS encoding bifunctional glycosyltransferase family 2 protein/CDP-glycerol:glycerophosphate glycerophosphotransferase, giving the protein MKFSIITPCKADDLERLSQLKANLESQTFKRFEWIIACNDFNNYFQESDFPTQVVPYKPDTIGAARNAALDAAIGDYIVFIDADDFLMPNAFKNLNHMTPRNASTIIDLNHYKTYETQAAFLKDLEINQRPADSLPDWGGKKKRKPRTHSLNLMPADLKHLGLSKKADRWLTNKYNIYSGETRYDQLSGQLVLAGKVIERQFLLDTEVRFDTENDLYSDIQFMMGILNYSKRMVKVNEPQYITVYHNDPINDPSNAQLVRNDRWQLMVAAWIDGYQNLTNDRFKLAFAEYTLKRLNRYLYNSILSQRDSIGDVDTTLHVVSNYLQLIDKRALSSVNIVSRKIINALINQNYKLAKRLMVSLVFERNARTLLRSHGRGITKQLYQSVFTRMPIQSNVIFYESFLGRNYSDNPKYIYEYIQKHYPGKYQHVWSASTPMVSESLDGQPDTTVVKRFGFKYMYYLATSKFQVFNLRQPRWFVKRPGTKLLSTWHGTPLKRLVFDIDNVVNATPMYKRNFYEQSRQWDYLIAPNQFSADVFSHAFMYPQSKMIKSGYPRNDILNAPDRDQRAIEIKQRLGIPLDKKVILYAPTWRDDERASGNEYKFQLRLNVAKLRENFGDDYVMILRTHYFITDRIDTTTFGDFVYNESNYQDVSELYLVSDILITDYSSVFFDYSILKRPILYFVYDYDNYAKVLHGFYLDMQKDLPGPLLKTNDELVDAIKNIDQIKQKYAQRYQKFDQRFDAWENGNASEQVVNVLLNDSNN; this is encoded by the coding sequence ATGAAGTTTAGCATTATTACACCATGTAAAGCTGATGATTTAGAGCGGCTATCACAACTGAAAGCTAATTTAGAATCACAGACTTTTAAACGATTTGAGTGGATCATTGCCTGCAATGATTTCAATAATTATTTTCAAGAAAGCGATTTTCCCACTCAAGTAGTGCCATATAAACCGGATACGATTGGGGCAGCTAGAAACGCTGCTTTAGATGCTGCAATTGGTGATTACATTGTGTTTATTGACGCGGATGATTTTTTAATGCCAAATGCATTTAAAAATTTAAACCATATGACGCCACGGAACGCCAGCACAATCATCGATTTAAATCATTATAAAACCTATGAGACTCAAGCAGCTTTTCTTAAGGATTTAGAAATTAATCAACGGCCCGCTGATTCGCTTCCTGATTGGGGTGGGAAAAAGAAGCGGAAGCCACGGACGCATAGTTTAAACCTAATGCCTGCTGACTTAAAACATTTAGGGTTATCTAAAAAGGCTGACCGCTGGTTGACTAATAAATACAATATCTATTCTGGAGAAACCCGCTATGATCAATTATCAGGACAATTAGTTCTGGCCGGTAAAGTGATTGAACGCCAATTCCTATTAGATACTGAAGTCCGCTTTGATACCGAGAATGATTTATATTCTGATATTCAATTCATGATGGGCATATTGAATTATAGTAAGCGAATGGTTAAGGTGAATGAACCTCAGTATATAACTGTATATCATAATGATCCGATCAATGACCCTTCGAACGCACAGTTAGTTAGAAATGATCGTTGGCAGTTAATGGTAGCAGCTTGGATTGACGGTTATCAGAATCTGACCAACGATCGTTTTAAATTGGCCTTTGCCGAGTATACGCTTAAACGTTTAAATCGGTATCTCTATAATTCAATTTTAAGCCAACGGGATTCAATTGGTGATGTTGATACAACGTTGCATGTGGTTAGTAACTACCTACAATTAATTGATAAGCGGGCGTTAAGCAGCGTTAATATTGTTAGCAGAAAAATCATTAATGCCTTGATAAATCAAAATTATAAGTTAGCAAAACGCCTAATGGTTTCATTAGTGTTCGAACGAAACGCACGAACACTATTACGCAGTCATGGACGTGGCATTACTAAACAACTCTATCAAAGCGTCTTTACCAGGATGCCAATCCAATCGAACGTTATTTTTTATGAGTCGTTTTTAGGTCGTAATTATTCCGATAACCCTAAATACATCTATGAGTACATTCAAAAACACTATCCTGGTAAATACCAACACGTTTGGAGTGCCTCGACACCAATGGTCAGCGAATCGTTGGATGGCCAACCCGATACTACGGTTGTGAAGCGCTTTGGTTTTAAGTACATGTATTACCTAGCTACTTCTAAATTCCAAGTCTTTAATTTAAGACAACCCCGCTGGTTCGTAAAGCGGCCAGGGACCAAGTTACTTTCCACTTGGCATGGGACTCCGTTAAAGCGGTTGGTATTTGATATTGATAATGTTGTTAATGCCACTCCAATGTATAAACGAAACTTCTATGAACAGTCACGCCAATGGGATTATTTAATTGCGCCTAATCAATTTTCTGCGGATGTCTTTAGCCATGCCTTTATGTATCCACAATCAAAGATGATTAAATCTGGTTATCCTAGAAATGATATTTTAAATGCTCCTGATCGTGACCAACGGGCAATTGAAATTAAGCAACGCTTAGGAATTCCATTGGATAAAAAAGTGATTTTATATGCACCCACTTGGCGGGATGATGAGCGGGCTAGTGGGAATGAATATAAATTCCAATTACGCTTGAACGTTGCAAAGCTGCGTGAGAATTTTGGTGATGATTATGTCATGATTTTAAGAACGCATTACTTTATTACCGATCGAATTGATACTACGACGTTTGGTGATTTTGTTTATAATGAATCTAATTATCAAGACGTATCAGAACTATACCTAGTTTCAGATATTTTAATTACCGATTATTCGAGCGTCTTTTTTGATTATTCAATTCTAAAACGACCAATTTTATACTTTGTATATGATTATGATAACTATGCTAAGGTCCTACATGGCTTTTATTTAGATATGCAAAAAGATCTCCCCGGACCATTGCTAAAAACGAATGATGAGCTAGTCGATGCAATTAAAAATATCGACCAAATCAAGCAAAAGTATGCACAGCGTTATCAAAAATTTGATCAACGCTTTGATGCATGGGAAAATGGAAATGCTTCCGAACAGGTAGTGAACGTCCTATTAAATGATTCTAATAATTAG
- a CDS encoding fructosamine kinase family protein: MYHLTSDWLAQLPVANINHFEPVSGGDINESYAISDGTHKYFMKVQPGRGKQFFAHEVEGLKLLSQAANTPEVVAFGEINGDGYLILKWLDQSSGSQFELGQMLARVHQIHRDQFGLDHDFTVGKIPKHNQWQSKWQTFYVEQRLKPLIELAKQKQRWNKNRSQHMSNMIEQINEYYANQPVTPSLLHGDLWSGNFTFSNGKPYLIDPDVFFGNREFDIAVTTVFGGFSQEFYSGYNSIYPLKKGVEKRLGWYRSYYLLVHLVLFGETYGPALDNVLEPF, encoded by the coding sequence ATGTATCATTTAACTTCAGACTGGTTAGCCCAGTTACCAGTTGCAAATATTAATCATTTTGAACCCGTCAGTGGTGGTGATATCAATGAATCATACGCTATTTCAGATGGTACCCATAAATACTTTATGAAGGTGCAACCAGGACGCGGTAAGCAGTTCTTTGCCCACGAGGTCGAGGGACTGAAGCTATTGAGTCAAGCAGCAAACACGCCAGAGGTAGTCGCATTTGGTGAAATTAACGGTGATGGATATCTAATTTTAAAATGGTTAGATCAATCCAGTGGTAGTCAGTTTGAATTAGGTCAAATGTTAGCACGGGTCCACCAGATTCATCGTGATCAATTTGGCCTTGACCATGATTTTACAGTAGGCAAAATTCCTAAGCATAATCAATGGCAATCCAAATGGCAGACATTTTACGTTGAACAACGGTTAAAACCATTAATCGAACTAGCTAAACAAAAGCAACGTTGGAATAAAAATCGCAGTCAGCATATGAGTAATATGATTGAGCAAATTAACGAATATTATGCTAACCAACCAGTAACTCCAAGCTTATTACACGGTGATTTATGGTCTGGTAACTTTACCTTTTCAAATGGCAAACCATATTTAATCGATCCGGATGTTTTCTTTGGCAACCGGGAATTCGATATTGCCGTCACCACCGTTTTTGGTGGTTTTAGTCAGGAATTTTATTCAGGATATAATTCCATTTATCCACTAAAAAAAGGCGTTGAAAAACGCCTTGGTTGGTATCGTAGTTACTACTTATTAGTCCATTTAGTATTATTTGGCGAAACATACGGTCCAGCATTAGATAATGTCTTAGAGCCGTTTTAA
- a CDS encoding RelA/SpoT family protein, with translation MSQTKVLESNDVINKVATYMKPDDVAMVKKALKFATIAHSGQKRQSGEAYIVHPVQVAGILANLNMDAETVSAGFLHDVVEDTGAELSDIQELFGSDVALIVDGVTKLSKIKYKSHKEQLAENHRKLLLAMCKDIRVMIVKLADRLHNMRTLSHLKPDKQRRIADETIEIYAPLADRLGIGTIKWELEDLSLRYINPGQYYQIVNSMNSKRKQRVDYINEAIAEVRDSLKGMDIKIDAIYGRPKHLYSIYKKMHNKHKKFEEIYDLFAIRVIVESVKDCYAVLGAVHSKWKPMPGRFKDYIAMPKANMYQSLHTTLIGPEGKLLEIQIRTAEMHRVAEYGVAAHWAYKEGIKSEVKSSNDNTKLNWFKKIIELQEDTDDASDFMQSVKGELFGDHVYAFTPNGDVLELPKGAGPLDMAYTIHTDIGNHTTGARVNGKIVPLDYRIKNSDLVEIMTSSASTGPSRDWIKLVSTSKARHKIKQYFRKRDHDKMVETGREMLASNIKEAGFNVNEVLNDANVTKSAKRLDYKNADDLYAAVGFGDQQVNTVAHRLTSHIRAAQELQRQEAEQRDILEEHQTIQNEKKKNKKKTTSIDGIVVEGVSNLLVRLSHCCSPIPGDEIVGYITQGNGISVHRIDCPNVKKSIATGQRLINVHWDDELNQREEYASYLEIDGYNRNGLLNDIIKSINGISKHLSSVQGKIHNEKTVTVSVEIGVKNLNQLNLIIDHIKNIPDVYVVKRPFK, from the coding sequence ATGTCGCAAACGAAAGTGTTAGAATCAAATGATGTTATCAACAAGGTGGCTACCTACATGAAGCCTGATGATGTAGCAATGGTTAAAAAGGCCCTTAAATTTGCTACAATTGCGCATTCCGGACAAAAGCGTCAGTCTGGTGAAGCATATATTGTTCATCCGGTTCAAGTTGCTGGAATTCTAGCTAATTTAAATATGGATGCTGAAACCGTTAGTGCCGGCTTTTTGCACGATGTAGTTGAGGATACCGGTGCTGAGTTAAGCGATATTCAGGAACTATTTGGCAGTGATGTTGCCTTAATCGTTGATGGGGTCACTAAACTTAGCAAGATTAAATATAAGTCCCATAAGGAACAACTGGCTGAAAATCACCGTAAATTACTGTTAGCAATGTGTAAGGATATTCGAGTGATGATCGTTAAATTAGCCGATCGGTTACACAACATGCGGACGTTAAGTCATTTAAAACCAGATAAGCAACGTCGAATTGCAGATGAAACGATTGAAATTTATGCCCCCCTAGCTGACCGGCTCGGAATTGGGACGATTAAATGGGAGCTAGAAGATCTATCACTGCGTTACATTAATCCCGGCCAATACTATCAAATTGTTAATTCAATGAATTCTAAGCGGAAGCAAAGAGTGGATTATATTAACGAAGCAATTGCCGAGGTAAGGGACTCCTTAAAGGGGATGGACATTAAAATTGATGCCATCTACGGTCGGCCTAAGCATCTCTATTCGATTTATAAAAAAATGCATAATAAGCATAAAAAATTTGAAGAAATTTATGATCTCTTCGCAATTCGAGTAATTGTGGAGTCGGTTAAGGACTGTTATGCAGTTTTAGGGGCGGTCCATTCTAAGTGGAAACCCATGCCTGGTCGATTTAAGGATTACATTGCAATGCCCAAGGCAAATATGTATCAATCATTGCATACAACGTTAATTGGACCTGAGGGGAAGCTATTAGAAATTCAAATTCGAACGGCAGAAATGCATCGGGTTGCTGAATATGGGGTAGCTGCCCACTGGGCTTACAAGGAAGGGATTAAGAGCGAGGTTAAGAGTAGTAATGATAACACCAAGTTAAATTGGTTTAAAAAAATCATTGAACTGCAAGAGGACACCGATGATGCATCTGATTTTATGCAAAGTGTTAAGGGCGAACTATTCGGCGATCACGTCTATGCATTCACTCCTAATGGGGATGTCTTAGAATTACCAAAGGGAGCAGGTCCATTAGACATGGCCTATACGATCCATACCGATATTGGGAACCACACTACTGGTGCACGGGTTAATGGTAAAATTGTGCCCTTGGATTACCGAATTAAAAATAGTGATTTAGTTGAAATTATGACGTCATCTGCCTCCACGGGACCGAGTCGCGATTGGATTAAATTGGTCTCAACTAGCAAAGCTCGGCATAAAATTAAGCAATACTTTCGAAAACGTGATCATGATAAGATGGTGGAAACTGGTCGTGAAATGCTTGCATCTAACATCAAAGAAGCTGGCTTTAACGTCAATGAAGTTTTGAATGATGCTAATGTTACTAAGAGTGCTAAGCGCCTGGATTATAAGAATGCTGATGATCTATACGCAGCAGTTGGCTTTGGTGACCAACAGGTCAATACGGTTGCACATCGTTTAACAAGCCACATTCGTGCGGCCCAGGAACTGCAAAGACAAGAAGCAGAGCAACGCGATATTTTAGAGGAACACCAAACGATTCAAAATGAAAAAAAGAAAAATAAAAAGAAAACCACTTCAATCGATGGCATTGTAGTCGAGGGAGTTTCTAACCTGCTAGTGCGGCTAAGTCACTGTTGTTCTCCAATTCCAGGGGATGAAATCGTTGGTTACATTACGCAGGGAAATGGGATTTCAGTTCATCGAATTGATTGCCCGAACGTTAAGAAATCAATTGCCACTGGGCAACGACTAATTAACGTTCATTGGGATGACGAATTGAACCAGCGTGAGGAGTATGCCTCTTACTTAGAAATTGATGGTTATAATCGGAACGGATTATTGAATGATATTATTAAATCCATTAATGGTATTTCTAAACACCTTTCTTCGGTTCAGGGTAAAATTCATAACGAAAAGACGGTTACCGTTTCCGTTGAAATTGGGGTGAAAAATTTAAATCAACTCAATTTAATCATCGATCATATTAAGAATATTCCAGATGTATACGTGGTTAAAAGACCGTTTAAATAG
- a CDS encoding RsmE family RNA methyltransferase, producing MQHYFLNQSIKVGQLISIPTEVKKHWIKVMRASDGTKAEFVDDHERVFIGELVQSSTTASIKVLCEKAFNAELPFSVTIVCGVSKNDKADWIVRKATEMGVDRVIFFASEWSIAKWPLNRVQKKLSRLNTIALSAAEQSHRNRVPLVDYQPKLESIIAADYSQKIVAYEESAKAGEESMLHHCINQMHLGDSLVAVFGPEGGIAPSEIALLESYGFKKAGLGPRILRTETAPLYLLAAISAFSELS from the coding sequence ATGCAACATTATTTCTTGAATCAATCAATTAAAGTGGGACAGTTAATTTCAATTCCCACTGAAGTTAAAAAACATTGGATTAAGGTAATGCGAGCTAGTGATGGGACTAAGGCTGAGTTCGTTGATGATCATGAACGGGTATTTATTGGTGAGTTAGTTCAATCGTCCACCACTGCTTCAATTAAGGTACTTTGTGAAAAAGCTTTCAATGCAGAGCTACCGTTTTCAGTCACAATTGTTTGCGGAGTCTCTAAAAATGATAAGGCTGACTGGATAGTTAGAAAGGCTACCGAAATGGGGGTCGATCGGGTCATTTTTTTTGCTTCAGAATGGTCCATTGCTAAGTGGCCACTCAATCGGGTTCAAAAAAAATTATCAAGGCTGAATACCATTGCATTGAGTGCAGCTGAGCAATCGCACCGAAACCGGGTCCCATTAGTTGATTATCAACCCAAGTTGGAATCGATTATTGCTGCTGATTATAGTCAAAAAATCGTTGCGTATGAGGAATCAGCTAAGGCTGGTGAGGAATCAATGTTGCATCATTGCATTAATCAAATGCACCTAGGTGATTCACTGGTTGCGGTATTTGGTCCAGAAGGTGGAATTGCTCCTAGTGAAATTGCATTATTAGAATCATATGGCTTTAAAAAAGCGGGACTGGGTCCGCGAATTTTAAGAACTGAAACTGCACCGTTATACTTATTAGCAGCAATTTCAGCATTTTCAGAACTAAGTTAA
- a CDS encoding fructose permease, protein MASGRSTRTISMTSAIIYFVISLIINSAGNVLTLVSSAKVHPAFLGSAYWTAAESNLGKALLGPDNPTALFWAFFGLGLIITFLNMILVGKWSWNRLIGNVCFLGPFSLLIQLFSNVFMKVFPEAHGIGMVIFYIFLNFLGVTFIGLAISIYQRVNIALHPADDLMQILRFKFCNGSATKAMWLSYIPPTIMALIAAFITPGPLLIKFANFGLGTIFAFLFQGSITGISDKKVFPSLKHQAIDVGTVGESDK, encoded by the coding sequence ATGGCTTCTGGACGTTCGACTCGAACGATCTCAATGACTAGCGCGATTATTTATTTCGTGATTTCATTGATTATTAATTCCGCGGGAAATGTTTTGACCTTGGTTTCAAGTGCTAAGGTTCACCCAGCATTTTTAGGTTCAGCATATTGGACCGCTGCTGAAAGTAACTTAGGAAAGGCACTGTTAGGACCGGATAATCCCACTGCGTTATTTTGGGCATTCTTTGGATTAGGTTTGATTATTACTTTCTTGAACATGATTTTAGTAGGGAAGTGGAGTTGGAACCGGTTAATTGGAAATGTTTGTTTCTTGGGACCTTTCTCCCTCCTGATTCAATTATTCTCAAACGTTTTTATGAAGGTATTTCCCGAAGCGCATGGAATTGGAATGGTTATTTTCTATATCTTCCTAAACTTCTTAGGAGTTACTTTTATTGGGCTAGCAATTTCAATTTATCAACGTGTAAATATTGCATTACATCCAGCCGATGATTTAATGCAGATTTTACGATTTAAGTTCTGTAATGGTAGTGCTACTAAAGCGATGTGGTTATCTTACATTCCACCTACTATTATGGCTTTGATTGCTGCCTTTATTACGCCAGGGCCATTATTGATTAAGTTCGCTAACTTTGGTTTAGGAACGATCTTTGCATTCCTATTCCAAGGAAGTATTACTGGAATTTCTGATAAAAAGGTATTCCCATCACTTAAGCATCAAGCAATTGATGTTGGAACGGTTGGAGAATCAGATAAATAA
- the prmA gene encoding 50S ribosomal protein L11 methyltransferase — MEWQELTVKTNNEAVEAINNMLMEAGASGIQVDDDQMVVVIHAYFNEQIKINELIPELQVRIDQLTDFGLDPNPAQISLKPVNDDSWALTWEKYYHPTRLTRFLTVVPDWENYQPQSSNELIIRLNPGRAFGTGTHPTTILTLQGLETVIRGGESMLDVGTGSGVLSIAAKLMGVKSIKAFDLDEVAVKSALENINLNPVADDVIVKANNMLDGIDDVVDIIAANMLSDVIEPLIPQARKNLKRGGKMVISGIIKHKLPLIITTLSQNGFVVSEVMEIDDWRGIIATKPMEEA, encoded by the coding sequence ATGGAGTGGCAAGAATTAACGGTAAAAACAAATAATGAAGCCGTCGAGGCAATCAATAATATGCTAATGGAAGCAGGGGCAAGTGGAATTCAAGTGGATGATGACCAAATGGTCGTAGTGATTCACGCCTATTTTAATGAACAAATCAAAATTAATGAATTGATTCCTGAATTACAAGTCCGGATTGATCAATTAACTGACTTTGGATTAGACCCTAATCCGGCTCAAATTAGCTTAAAACCAGTTAATGATGATAGTTGGGCTTTGACCTGGGAAAAATATTACCATCCGACCCGGTTGACCCGCTTTTTAACCGTTGTTCCAGATTGGGAGAATTATCAGCCACAAAGTTCAAATGAACTAATCATCCGATTGAATCCTGGACGTGCATTTGGGACTGGGACCCATCCCACCACAATTTTAACCCTACAGGGATTAGAAACCGTTATTCGTGGTGGTGAATCGATGCTTGATGTTGGGACTGGTTCAGGCGTTTTGAGCATCGCAGCTAAATTAATGGGCGTTAAGTCGATCAAGGCGTTTGACTTGGATGAAGTCGCAGTGAAATCGGCGCTTGAAAATATTAACTTAAATCCGGTTGCTGATGATGTGATCGTAAAGGCCAACAATATGTTGGATGGAATTGACGATGTGGTGGATATCATTGCTGCAAACATGCTTAGCGATGTAATTGAGCCATTGATTCCACAAGCCCGTAAAAATTTGAAACGCGGTGGTAAGATGGTTATCTCGGGGATTATTAAACATAAGTTACCACTAATTATAACCACGTTATCCCAAAATGGATTTGTGGTAAGTGAAGTAATGGAAATTGATGATTGGCGTGGTATCATTGCCACTAAGCCAATGGAAGAGGCGTAA